A genomic stretch from Sphingobacterium sp. ML3W includes:
- the murG gene encoding undecaprenyldiphospho-muramoylpentapeptide beta-N-acetylglucosaminyltransferase yields the protein MAIRIIISGGGTGGHIFPAISIANALKTMDPANEILFVGANGRMEMDKVPAAGYTIVGLDIQGINRKQLWKNILLPFKLMKSLRKAKKIIRDFKPDVAVGVGGFASGPLLMMANKLGIPTVVQEQNSYAGVTNKKVGAKAAKICVAYEGMEQFFPADKVLLTGNPIRRESVAIEGKKAEALEFFGLDQHKKTILVLGGSLGARTLNESVVAYLDALRNEEVQVIWQCGSFYIDTLRTDLEGKLPANVKMMAFLQKMDYAYAAADLIISRAGAGTISELCVVGKPVILVPSPNVAEDHQTKNAMALVNKHAALLVKDVDAAKTLIPTALDLFGNPDQVAQLSENIKILGKLDADIQIAEQVYKLANKK from the coding sequence ATGGCAATTCGAATAATAATAAGTGGGGGTGGTACCGGAGGACATATTTTTCCGGCGATTTCAATTGCTAATGCATTGAAGACGATGGATCCTGCAAATGAAATTTTATTTGTAGGTGCTAATGGTCGGATGGAAATGGATAAGGTACCCGCTGCAGGTTACACTATTGTTGGGCTTGATATTCAGGGAATCAATAGAAAACAGCTTTGGAAGAATATCTTATTACCGTTTAAATTAATGAAGAGTCTTCGTAAGGCAAAAAAGATAATCCGGGACTTTAAACCCGATGTTGCAGTAGGTGTTGGTGGTTTTGCTTCGGGCCCTTTATTGATGATGGCGAATAAATTGGGAATTCCTACAGTTGTTCAGGAGCAGAATTCTTACGCTGGCGTAACAAATAAAAAGGTTGGTGCTAAAGCAGCAAAGATTTGTGTGGCCTATGAGGGAATGGAACAATTTTTTCCAGCTGATAAGGTATTGTTGACAGGGAATCCGATACGAAGAGAGTCTGTTGCGATCGAGGGAAAAAAGGCTGAGGCTTTGGAGTTCTTTGGATTGGATCAACATAAGAAGACAATCTTGGTACTAGGAGGAAGTTTGGGTGCTAGAACATTGAATGAAAGCGTCGTTGCCTATTTGGATGCTCTGCGTAATGAAGAGGTACAGGTGATTTGGCAATGTGGTAGCTTTTATATCGATACCCTTCGGACGGACTTGGAAGGAAAACTTCCAGCGAATGTGAAGATGATGGCATTTCTTCAAAAAATGGATTATGCCTATGCCGCGGCTGATTTGATTATTAGCCGAGCAGGAGCAGGAACGATCTCAGAACTGTGTGTTGTTGGGAAACCCGTTATTCTGGTTCCTTCGCCAAATGTTGCGGAAGATCATCAGACTAAAAATGCAATGGCATTGGTCAATAAGCATGCAGCACTGTTGGTGAAAGATGTAGATGCCGCAAAGACTTTGATTCCAACAGCCTTGGATTTATTCGGGAATCCGGATCAAGTGGCGCAGTTGAGTGAAAATATAAAAATACTTGGTAAGCTGGATGCTGATATTCAGATTGCAGAGCAAGTGTATAAATTGGCAAATAAGAAATAG
- the rsmH gene encoding 16S rRNA (cytosine(1402)-N(4))-methyltransferase RsmH: protein MENVYHVPVMLQECMDALAIKPNGVYVDVTFGGGGHSREILKRLGPEGKLFAFDQDPDALGNVIDDPRFTLIHQNFRFLKNSLRLHGVRTVDGILADLGVSSHQFDAADRGFSIRFDADLDMRMDQVGDLDAKAVLATYAEEDLHRIFGMYGEIMNAKSLAKTIVTARLAQPIHTVAELKEVIQRMVPKGKEHKYHAQVFQALRIEVNRELEALQEFLLQTVDVLKSEGRLVVMSYHSLEDRLVKNFMAKGKFKGDVEKDFFGNEIKPFHVLSRKAITASPQELAVNNRSRSAKLRIAERLDLS from the coding sequence ATGGAGAATGTGTATCATGTTCCGGTAATGTTGCAAGAATGCATGGATGCTTTGGCGATCAAGCCGAATGGTGTGTATGTGGATGTAACTTTTGGTGGAGGTGGTCACTCTCGTGAAATACTGAAGAGGCTGGGGCCAGAGGGAAAGCTATTTGCTTTTGATCAGGATCCGGATGCTTTGGGAAATGTGATTGATGATCCTCGTTTTACATTGATTCATCAAAATTTCAGGTTTTTAAAGAATAGTCTTCGTCTGCATGGTGTACGTACAGTGGATGGCATTTTAGCTGATTTGGGCGTTTCATCGCATCAGTTTGATGCAGCAGATCGTGGCTTTTCAATCCGATTTGATGCTGATTTGGATATGCGTATGGATCAAGTGGGAGATTTGGATGCAAAAGCCGTGTTGGCAACTTATGCGGAAGAAGATCTTCATCGGATTTTTGGTATGTATGGCGAGATTATGAATGCAAAGTCCTTGGCGAAAACAATTGTAACAGCTCGTTTGGCACAGCCGATACATACGGTTGCTGAATTGAAAGAAGTTATTCAGCGAATGGTTCCAAAGGGAAAAGAACATAAATATCATGCGCAAGTTTTTCAGGCTTTGCGTATTGAGGTTAACCGTGAATTGGAGGCTTTGCAAGAGTTTTTGTTGCAAACTGTTGATGTATTGAAAAGTGAGGGGAGATTGGTGGTGATGTCTTATCATTCCTTAGAAGATCGTTTGGTGAAAAATTTTATGGCCAAAGGGAAATTTAAAGGGGATGTTGAGAAAGATTTTTTTGGAAATGAAATCAAGCCGTTCCATGTGTTGAGCCGTAAAGCGATTACAGCATCGCCGCAGGAATTGGCTGTAAATAATAGATCGCGCAGTGCGAAACTGCGTATTGCTGAAAGGTTGGATTTGTCTTAA
- the mraZ gene encoding division/cell wall cluster transcriptional repressor MraZ yields MTQLIGEFECKLDAKGRMVLPAALKRQMPHVERDGLVVNRGFEKHLVFYPREEWDLMTAKLAKLNQFDPKVRAFVRAFTRGATELTLDAAGRVLLPKSLLEFAGITTELVLACQFNKIEVWSKEGYDDLMGDGGVEDISSLAAEIMGDINFGI; encoded by the coding sequence ATGACTCAGTTGATCGGAGAATTCGAATGCAAGCTAGACGCCAAAGGAAGAATGGTGTTGCCAGCGGCGCTCAAGAGGCAGATGCCTCATGTTGAGCGCGATGGGCTTGTTGTGAATCGCGGTTTTGAGAAGCATTTGGTTTTTTATCCACGTGAGGAGTGGGATTTGATGACAGCTAAACTGGCTAAGTTAAATCAATTTGATCCGAAAGTGCGTGCTTTTGTGCGTGCTTTTACTCGTGGAGCTACAGAGCTGACTTTGGACGCGGCTGGTCGTGTTTTGTTGCCAAAAAGCTTGCTTGAATTTGCAGGAATAACAACAGAATTGGTTTTGGCTTGTCAGTTTAACAAGATAGAAGTTTGGTCTAAAGAGGGATATGATGATTTGATGGGTGACGGAGGTGTGGAAGATATATCGTCTTTAGCGGCAGAGATAATGGGGGATATTAATTTTGGAATATAG
- a CDS encoding UDP-N-acetylmuramoyl-L-alanyl-D-glutamate--2,6-diaminopimelate ligase, giving the protein MMDLKKVLHAIPVQQVVGNLEEVDVHSLCFDSRKVELGSLFIAVRGVQTDGHLFIDKAITSGARAVIVEELPVETLDSVAYILVADSAYALGVASANFYGNPSEQLKLVGVTGTNGKTTVATLLFQLFTELGYHVGLLSTVQNQIGPKIIPATHTTPDPIQLNQLLRDMVDDGCDYAFMEVSSHAVVQERIAGLVFAGAIFTNITHDHLDFHKTFDNYIKAKKKFFDDLDVHAFALTNADDRNGQIMLQNTVAHKKSYGLRSGADFKAKVIESHFDGMLMSIDGQEVWVKLIGDFNAYNLLAVYTAAILLEQETVKVLTALSTLKGAEGRFETMKSTSGVFGIVDYAHTPDAVENVLKTISSLRRPEQKIITVLGCGGDRDKTKRPEMAEAALRYSDRFLITSDNPRTEDPYQIIKDIEAGVGAEQKAKTLSIADRKEAIRTAYQLANPGDIILVAGKGHEKYQDVNGVKHHFDDKEILENTFNEK; this is encoded by the coding sequence ATGATGGATTTAAAAAAAGTATTGCATGCTATCCCTGTTCAACAGGTGGTGGGAAACCTCGAAGAGGTCGATGTGCACTCTTTGTGCTTTGATTCCAGAAAGGTGGAGCTGGGAAGTTTGTTTATCGCTGTGCGTGGTGTTCAGACAGACGGACATTTATTTATCGATAAAGCAATCACTTCTGGAGCAAGAGCAGTTATTGTTGAAGAACTTCCTGTGGAAACATTAGACTCTGTGGCTTACATTTTAGTGGCAGACTCGGCATATGCCTTAGGAGTCGCTTCTGCCAATTTCTATGGTAATCCATCCGAGCAACTCAAGTTGGTTGGAGTGACAGGAACCAATGGAAAAACAACTGTAGCGACGTTGTTATTCCAGTTGTTTACAGAGCTGGGATATCATGTTGGTTTGCTGTCAACAGTACAGAATCAAATTGGTCCAAAGATAATTCCTGCAACGCACACTACTCCAGATCCAATCCAGTTGAACCAGCTGTTGAGGGATATGGTAGATGATGGCTGTGATTATGCTTTTATGGAAGTCAGTTCACATGCGGTGGTACAAGAGCGTATAGCAGGGCTGGTTTTTGCTGGTGCTATATTTACGAATATTACACACGACCATCTGGATTTTCATAAAACTTTTGATAACTATATTAAAGCAAAGAAGAAGTTCTTTGATGATCTAGATGTACATGCGTTTGCTTTAACAAATGCGGATGATCGAAATGGTCAGATCATGTTGCAAAATACAGTTGCCCATAAAAAAAGCTATGGCTTGCGTTCGGGCGCTGATTTTAAAGCTAAAGTTATCGAAAGCCATTTTGATGGGATGTTGATGAGTATTGATGGGCAGGAAGTATGGGTCAAATTGATAGGTGATTTTAATGCTTATAATCTTTTAGCGGTGTATACGGCAGCAATCCTATTGGAGCAAGAAACAGTAAAGGTATTGACGGCCTTAAGTACATTGAAAGGGGCAGAAGGGCGCTTTGAAACGATGAAATCCACTTCAGGTGTCTTTGGTATTGTGGATTATGCACATACACCTGATGCTGTTGAAAATGTCTTAAAAACCATTAGTTCTTTGAGACGTCCAGAGCAAAAGATCATTACTGTTTTAGGTTGTGGTGGTGACCGTGACAAAACCAAAAGACCTGAGATGGCAGAAGCCGCATTACGCTATAGCGATCGTTTCTTGATTACATCTGATAATCCACGCACAGAGGATCCATATCAGATTATTAAAGATATTGAAGCTGGTGTAGGAGCTGAACAAAAGGCGAAAACACTTTCTATTGCAGATCGTAAAGAAGCGATACGTACAGCGTATCAATTGGCAAACCCTGGAGATATTATCCTGGTCGCCGGAAAAGGACATGAAAAATATCAAGATGTGAATGGTGTAAAGCATCATTTTGATGATAAAGAAATTTTAGAGAATACATTTAACGAAAAATAG
- a CDS encoding FtsW/RodA/SpoVE family cell cycle protein, protein MLQNIMSKLKGDRWIWIIVMILSGWSLLAVYSSVGTLAYKEGRGTEMYLLKHFSIIAVGFILMYLSHKLDYRYYAGISKIMMGITIPLLLFTLLFGSKVNEASRWLTIPGIGLTFQTSDLAKLSLIVFLARMLSRKQEEIKDVKKSFLPIMGSVCGVFILIALANLSTALMLFGVSVLLLLIGRISFKQIAIVCCGGGVLLMLVIFFGPRKTTYISRVKSFFNTEKVDKTVSFQDDKNYQANNAKIAIATGGLFGKGPGNSVQRNVLPHPYSDFIYAIIIEEYGTVGGVILLFLYLAFMYRCIRIVTMSPKAFGTFLAAGLGFSLTIQALANMAVAVGLGPVTGVPLPLVSMGGTSILFTSVALGIILSVSRNIEELKGKEQLDEKPKPKKVVIGSIPA, encoded by the coding sequence ATGCTACAGAACATAATGTCTAAATTAAAAGGTGATCGATGGATATGGATCATTGTGATGATCTTATCGGGATGGTCACTTTTGGCTGTATACAGTTCGGTCGGAACCCTGGCCTATAAAGAAGGAAGGGGGACAGAAATGTATCTGTTGAAACATTTTTCTATCATCGCAGTGGGATTTATTTTGATGTACCTTTCTCACAAATTGGATTATCGCTATTACGCTGGTATATCCAAGATCATGATGGGAATTACAATTCCTCTATTGTTGTTTACCTTGTTGTTTGGAAGTAAGGTCAATGAAGCTAGTCGTTGGTTGACTATTCCGGGTATAGGCTTGACCTTTCAAACTTCGGATTTAGCCAAGCTTTCATTGATTGTTTTTCTTGCACGGATGTTATCGCGTAAACAGGAAGAAATTAAGGATGTTAAAAAGTCCTTTTTGCCAATAATGGGTTCAGTTTGTGGGGTGTTTATTCTCATCGCCTTGGCGAATTTGTCTACAGCACTCATGTTATTTGGTGTTAGTGTGTTGCTGCTGCTAATTGGTCGGATATCGTTTAAACAGATCGCTATTGTTTGCTGTGGCGGAGGAGTGCTATTGATGTTAGTCATCTTTTTTGGTCCACGTAAAACAACATACATTAGTCGGGTGAAATCGTTCTTTAATACCGAAAAAGTTGATAAAACAGTTTCATTCCAGGATGATAAGAACTATCAGGCAAATAACGCAAAGATCGCAATTGCTACTGGTGGACTTTTTGGTAAAGGTCCGGGAAATAGCGTTCAGCGGAATGTATTGCCGCACCCATATTCCGATTTTATTTATGCAATTATTATTGAGGAGTATGGTACAGTTGGTGGGGTGATCCTGCTATTTCTATACTTGGCTTTTATGTATCGATGTATACGTATTGTCACGATGAGTCCCAAAGCATTTGGGACGTTCTTGGCTGCTGGTTTAGGTTTCAGTCTTACCATACAGGCGCTAGCAAACATGGCGGTAGCAGTAGGGCTTGGGCCAGTAACTGGGGTGCCATTACCATTAGTGAGTATGGGAGGAACTTCGATTTTGTTTACAAGTGTAGCCTTAGGAATTATCCTGAGCGTGAGTAGAAATATTGAGGAATTAAAAGGAAAAGAACAGTTGGATGAAAAACCGAAACCCAAAAAAGTGGTTATCGGCTCCATTCCAGCTTAA
- a CDS encoding penicillin-binding protein: MSIRNTILVRVYFAFGLIVLLAFMVFGKMLKLQYVDGQHWKALADSLSIQEREVEAARGNIYSNDGSLLATSVPEYELRFDAMAIPEEENEYFNLKVDSLAIKLADFFKDKSSRQYLTLLKQARNKKQRYLLIKRNVSHQDLKKVKQFPLFKSARVEKERFPSGLITDRQNKRILPFVNLAARTIGYKNVKENIHVGLEGAYGEYIDGKSGKRLMQRIAGGVWIPVNRDIEVAPVDGSDIISTIDVNMQDMAQRALEKQMIVSNADEGCVVMMEVKTGEVRAVANFMRDKDGVYREKFNLAIAQSADPGSTFKLASYLALIDDKKIDSSTTINIGNGNWPIYKHTIRDSHAPKKSIVSAKRAFEESSNVGVTKFVYQAYKDNPDQFTSKLHSFGFGKTLDLQIPGEGVPLVKTSKSKSWSGLSLVQMAYGYEMKITPLQTLTFYNAVANNGKLIAPLFVKEIRHLGNTIQTFQAKVINEKIASDHALAEVRGMMEGVMTEGTGRSVASPLYTSGGKTGTAQMADGSRGYGARRYQSSFAGYFPAEDPKYSIIVVIRNPRNGYYGGSVAGPVFKELADMVYANDMEMQGKKSFKAVNVGGRMPLTLQGSREASKKVYDKLGINTVNWDMVARGEVDTSNRGVPFVDLKYKEGIVPNVVGMGLMDALYVMENAGFKTHVFGKGRVGAQSLTAGQKLPFGTAINLELK; encoded by the coding sequence ATGAGTATCAGAAACACGATTCTTGTTCGCGTCTATTTTGCCTTTGGACTTATTGTGCTTCTTGCATTTATGGTATTTGGGAAAATGCTGAAGTTGCAATATGTGGATGGGCAACATTGGAAGGCTTTGGCGGATAGTCTTTCTATTCAAGAGCGTGAGGTTGAAGCTGCACGGGGGAATATCTATTCCAACGACGGGAGCTTATTGGCGACTTCTGTTCCTGAGTATGAACTTCGTTTTGATGCTATGGCCATTCCCGAAGAAGAAAATGAATATTTCAATCTCAAAGTTGATTCTCTCGCGATTAAATTGGCTGATTTTTTTAAGGATAAATCATCCCGGCAATATTTGACATTACTAAAACAGGCGCGGAATAAAAAGCAGCGCTATCTACTGATCAAACGAAATGTGTCGCATCAGGATTTAAAGAAAGTGAAGCAATTTCCTTTATTTAAATCTGCTCGTGTTGAAAAGGAACGTTTTCCTAGTGGTTTGATTACCGATAGACAGAATAAGCGGATTTTGCCATTCGTTAATCTGGCGGCAAGAACTATTGGCTATAAAAACGTAAAAGAAAATATCCACGTCGGATTAGAGGGCGCATACGGTGAGTATATCGATGGGAAAAGTGGTAAGAGATTGATGCAACGTATTGCAGGAGGGGTTTGGATCCCTGTCAATAGAGATATTGAGGTTGCACCAGTTGATGGTTCGGACATCATATCTACAATTGATGTGAATATGCAGGATATGGCTCAAAGAGCGCTGGAGAAACAAATGATTGTGAGTAATGCTGATGAAGGATGTGTTGTGATGATGGAAGTGAAAACAGGTGAAGTGCGGGCTGTTGCAAACTTCATGCGGGATAAAGATGGTGTTTATCGTGAGAAGTTCAATCTTGCAATTGCGCAAAGTGCCGATCCGGGTTCAACTTTTAAACTTGCCTCTTATCTAGCATTGATCGATGATAAGAAAATCGATTCAAGTACGACCATTAATATCGGAAATGGTAACTGGCCGATTTACAAGCATACAATCCGCGATTCGCATGCGCCAAAAAAATCTATAGTCTCGGCTAAAAGAGCTTTTGAAGAGTCGTCGAATGTTGGGGTTACAAAATTTGTCTATCAAGCTTATAAAGATAACCCAGATCAGTTTACGTCGAAACTGCATTCTTTTGGATTCGGTAAGACGTTAGATCTACAGATTCCAGGAGAGGGAGTTCCATTGGTGAAAACATCGAAAAGTAAATCTTGGAGTGGATTGTCTCTGGTTCAGATGGCTTATGGTTATGAGATGAAGATTACACCATTACAGACCTTGACATTTTATAACGCTGTTGCAAATAACGGTAAATTGATTGCCCCATTATTTGTCAAAGAGATTAGGCATCTGGGTAATACGATTCAAACCTTTCAAGCAAAGGTAATCAATGAAAAGATCGCTTCGGATCATGCATTGGCAGAGGTAAGGGGAATGATGGAGGGTGTCATGACAGAGGGTACAGGAAGAAGTGTTGCTAGCCCATTGTATACATCGGGAGGTAAGACGGGAACAGCGCAGATGGCTGATGGCTCGAGAGGTTATGGAGCTAGGAGATACCAGTCATCTTTTGCAGGCTATTTCCCAGCTGAAGATCCGAAATATTCGATTATTGTGGTGATCCGAAATCCGAGAAATGGTTATTATGGTGGATCGGTGGCCGGACCTGTTTTTAAAGAGCTTGCGGATATGGTTTATGCTAATGATATGGAGATGCAGGGAAAAAAATCATTTAAGGCAGTTAACGTTGGCGGAAGAATGCCATTGACCTTGCAAGGGTCAAGAGAAGCGAGTAAGAAAGTATATGATAAGTTGGGAATTAATACAGTGAATTGGGATATGGTGGCGAGAGGTGAAGTAGATACATCGAATAGAGGTGTGCCATTTGTGGATTTGAAATATAAAGAAGGAATTGTTCCAAATGTAGTGGGAATGGGATTGATGGATGCTTTGTATGTGATGGAGAATGCGGGATTTAAAACGCATGTATTTGGAAAGGGAAGAGTGGGAGCACAATCTCTGACTGCAGGTCAAAAACTCCCATTTGGAACAGCGATAAATTTAGAACTTAAGTAA
- the murD gene encoding UDP-N-acetylmuramoyl-L-alanine--D-glutamate ligase — protein MSNISTAYYPQSGSLVVLGAGESGVGTAILGKEKGYDVFVSDKGLIADHYKEQLKTEGIAFEEGNHDESRILNAALVVKSPGIPETVPLVVALKEKNIPVIAEIEFAAQYTAAKLICITGSNGKSTTTMLTYEMLKHGGLNVGLAGNIGKSFALQVARENFDCYVLEISSFMLDDMYHFRADIAVILNITPDHLDRYDHKMENYVDSKFRMIQNQTEKDYFIYCLDDPETIKGLERHHSKGTYLPFTQEQLVELGAYLTANKTMIINTPNNDTFTMRTEELSLQGKHNIYNSMASGLIAKVQELRNQAMKESMGSYVNIPHRLEHVACIGGVNYINDSKATNVNSVWYALESFSTPIVLLLGGVDKGNDYTMLADLVKDKVHAIVCLGKDTAAIHKAFEQDVEIIVNSTSMQDAVILSSHLAKKGDTVLLSPACASFDWFKNYEDRGDKFKAAVMEL, from the coding sequence ATGTCAAATATATCAACAGCATATTACCCTCAATCAGGAAGCTTGGTCGTTTTAGGCGCAGGTGAAAGCGGTGTGGGTACAGCAATCCTGGGAAAGGAAAAGGGCTATGATGTTTTTGTATCGGATAAAGGACTGATAGCAGATCATTATAAGGAGCAATTGAAAACGGAAGGCATTGCTTTCGAAGAGGGGAATCATGATGAATCTCGCATATTGAATGCTGCTCTTGTTGTCAAGAGCCCCGGAATTCCGGAGACAGTGCCCTTGGTGGTCGCCTTAAAGGAAAAAAATATTCCGGTAATTGCCGAAATAGAATTTGCAGCCCAATATACTGCTGCTAAATTAATTTGTATCACAGGATCAAATGGGAAGTCTACGACAACCATGTTGACATACGAAATGCTAAAGCATGGTGGTCTTAATGTTGGTTTGGCTGGTAATATTGGAAAAAGTTTTGCACTTCAGGTCGCGCGTGAAAATTTTGATTGTTACGTATTGGAAATTTCAAGCTTTATGTTGGATGATATGTACCATTTTAGAGCAGATATTGCTGTAATTCTAAATATCACGCCAGATCATTTGGATCGTTACGACCATAAAATGGAGAATTATGTGGATTCCAAATTCAGAATGATTCAAAATCAGACGGAGAAAGATTATTTTATATACTGTTTAGACGATCCTGAGACGATCAAAGGATTGGAGAGACATCATAGTAAGGGGACTTATTTACCTTTTACACAAGAACAGCTTGTTGAATTGGGAGCCTATTTAACTGCCAATAAAACAATGATTATTAATACACCAAATAACGATACATTCACTATGAGAACTGAGGAATTGTCATTGCAGGGGAAGCATAATATTTATAATAGTATGGCTTCTGGATTGATTGCAAAAGTGCAGGAATTGAGAAATCAAGCGATGAAAGAAAGTATGGGATCGTATGTGAATATTCCACATCGTCTTGAACACGTTGCCTGTATTGGTGGTGTAAACTACATCAATGATTCAAAGGCGACGAATGTTAATTCGGTATGGTACGCTTTGGAGAGCTTTTCCACACCGATCGTGTTGTTATTGGGGGGTGTAGATAAAGGAAATGACTATACGATGCTTGCTGATTTGGTGAAAGACAAAGTGCATGCTATAGTTTGTTTAGGAAAAGATACTGCGGCAATTCATAAGGCCTTTGAGCAGGATGTTGAAATTATTGTTAACAGTACATCCATGCAGGATGCTGTTATATTGTCTTCACATTTAGCAAAAAAGGGTGATACGGTGTTATTGTCGCCAGCCTGTGCGAGCTTTGATTGGTTTAAAAACTACGAAGATCGGGGTGATAAATTTAAAGCAGCTGTAATGGAATTATAA
- a CDS encoding FtsL-like putative cell division protein — protein sequence MSRNTIRQKELSEEVQEELQETVEEKAEETEAFIKTLFTVGDLSLNKILEYLPFGAFIAFLMLLYISNRHFAERTIRGIDKVSKEVKELGWDHKSLSAELMKMSTQTEIAKRVDSLGLKERVEPPIKIEVVEKKEDK from the coding sequence ATGAGCAGGAATACAATAAGACAGAAAGAATTGAGTGAAGAAGTTCAGGAAGAACTACAAGAAACTGTCGAGGAAAAGGCGGAAGAAACAGAAGCGTTTATTAAAACGCTTTTTACCGTTGGAGACCTTTCCTTAAACAAAATATTGGAGTATCTCCCTTTTGGGGCTTTCATCGCCTTTTTGATGCTGTTGTATATCTCTAACCGTCACTTCGCTGAGCGAACTATTCGAGGTATCGATAAAGTAAGCAAAGAAGTAAAAGAATTGGGCTGGGATCATAAGTCGCTATCTGCTGAACTTATGAAAATGTCCACGCAAACGGAGATCGCAAAGCGCGTGGACTCATTGGGTTTGAAAGAACGGGTGGAGCCGCCGATCAAGATTGAAGTTGTAGAGAAAAAAGAAGATAAATAG
- the mraY gene encoding phospho-N-acetylmuramoyl-pentapeptide-transferase yields MLYHLFTWLSEYIHIPGGGLFQYISFRTSMAVIASLIITTVFGGKLIQFLHNKQVGETIRDLGLEGEKKKAGTPTMGGIIIIAGILIPTLLFAKLTNIYVIIMIVTTLWMGAIGFLDDYIKVFRHNKEGLAGKFKVVGQVGLGAIIACTMYFHPDIVVRKGVDKPTSTKPVEVVINEGTGEKTYAENVKSSKTNIPFYKNNEFDYAKVFKMFGLQSDYLTFVVFLIVVIFIVTAVSNGANITDGIDGLATSTSAIIGVTLAILAYVSGNVIFSDYLNIMYIPNSGELVIFAGAFVGACVGFLWYNTYPAQVFMGDTGSLAIGGIIAAFAILIRKELLIPILCGVFLLENLSVILQVSYFKYTKKKYGEGRRIFLMSPLHHHFQKKGYHEAKIVTRFVIVGIILAILTIVTLKIR; encoded by the coding sequence ATGTTGTACCATCTATTTACGTGGCTTAGCGAATATATCCATATACCAGGAGGAGGTTTGTTTCAATACATCTCCTTTAGAACATCTATGGCTGTTATCGCTTCATTAATTATTACCACGGTTTTTGGGGGGAAATTGATCCAGTTCTTGCATAATAAACAAGTTGGGGAGACAATTCGTGATTTAGGGCTAGAAGGTGAAAAAAAGAAAGCTGGTACGCCGACAATGGGGGGGATAATTATCATCGCCGGGATTTTGATTCCTACGTTATTATTTGCCAAGTTGACAAATATCTATGTGATCATTATGATTGTAACGACACTTTGGATGGGGGCAATAGGTTTTCTGGATGATTATATTAAAGTTTTTAGACATAATAAAGAAGGGTTAGCTGGGAAATTTAAGGTGGTTGGCCAAGTCGGATTGGGGGCTATTATTGCCTGCACGATGTATTTTCACCCAGATATTGTGGTACGTAAAGGTGTGGATAAGCCAACTTCAACTAAACCGGTGGAAGTGGTTATTAACGAAGGGACAGGAGAAAAAACATATGCTGAAAATGTAAAATCTTCTAAAACAAATATACCGTTTTATAAGAATAATGAATTTGACTACGCCAAGGTGTTCAAGATGTTTGGCTTGCAAAGTGACTATTTGACTTTTGTAGTCTTTTTAATTGTTGTCATTTTTATCGTTACTGCAGTATCCAACGGTGCTAATATTACCGATGGTATCGATGGTCTGGCCACTAGTACGTCCGCAATAATTGGGGTTACCTTGGCAATTTTGGCTTATGTGTCTGGTAACGTGATTTTTTCAGACTATCTCAATATTATGTATATCCCCAACTCTGGTGAGCTTGTGATTTTTGCAGGAGCATTTGTGGGAGCTTGTGTCGGTTTTCTATGGTATAATACCTATCCTGCACAGGTTTTTATGGGTGATACAGGTAGCTTGGCAATTGGTGGTATCATTGCAGCATTTGCCATTTTGATCCGTAAAGAATTGTTGATTCCAATTTTATGCGGTGTGTTTTTGTTGGAAAATCTCTCCGTGATCCTACAGGTTTCCTATTTCAAATATACCAAAAAGAAATACGGTGAAGGAAGAAGGATATTTTTAATGTCCCCTTTGCATCACCACTTCCAAAAGAAGGGGTACCATGAAGCAAAAATTGTAACACGTTTTGTCATTGTGGGAATAATTTTAGCCATTCTGACAATTGTAACATTAAAAATTAGATAA